One Thermanaerothrix sp. genomic window carries:
- the ftsZ gene encoding cell division protein FtsZ, protein MGAEVGHIERLGGFAVMAELLQIDRSGRAYREVIKVVGVGGGGNNALNHIIRSGIKGVEFISANTDVAHMELSEADVKIILGKELTRGLGAGANPEIGQKAALESRDEIRAAIEGADMVFITAGMGGGTGTGASPVIANIARESGALVVAVVTKPFMFEGKRRINQALGGIERLKEQVDALIVIPNDRLLQLADKKTALTEAFKLADEVLRQAVDGVTSLILKPGLVNVDFADLKTVMSNAGAAIMGIGEAQGENRAAVAARNAINSPLMEAPIKGAKGVLFNVIGGSSLTLHEAVEVSEVISEFTDDDAQIIWGAVLEPSLEDKIQVVAIATGFSQMAPQEPKAPGLVGGVKQLGQAKGVWVSDRSKPKAQLEETEVRPIGHSSGAEEDLFRGSGVPTDDLDLPAFKRRRGQL, encoded by the coding sequence TTGGGCGCCGAGGTTGGTCATATTGAACGTTTAGGGGGATTTGCAGTCATGGCAGAGCTTCTTCAAATAGACCGGTCTGGCCGGGCTTACAGGGAAGTTATAAAGGTGGTTGGGGTAGGTGGCGGAGGAAACAACGCCTTGAACCACATCATAAGGAGTGGGATCAAAGGGGTTGAGTTCATATCCGCCAACACCGACGTGGCTCATATGGAGTTGTCTGAAGCGGATGTCAAGATAATTCTAGGTAAGGAGTTGACCCGGGGTCTTGGGGCGGGCGCTAATCCGGAAATAGGCCAGAAAGCTGCGCTTGAGTCCAGGGATGAGATTAGGGCCGCCATAGAGGGCGCAGATATGGTTTTTATAACCGCTGGTATGGGGGGTGGTACTGGCACTGGGGCATCTCCGGTGATAGCCAATATAGCCAGGGAAAGTGGAGCTTTAGTGGTGGCGGTGGTGACAAAGCCCTTTATGTTCGAGGGTAAGCGCCGTATAAACCAGGCGCTAGGTGGTATAGAGCGCCTGAAGGAGCAAGTAGATGCTCTCATCGTTATTCCCAACGACAGGCTTCTTCAGTTAGCTGACAAGAAGACCGCGTTAACCGAAGCTTTTAAGCTGGCGGATGAAGTGCTTCGTCAGGCGGTTGATGGCGTGACTAGTTTGATATTAAAACCTGGGCTTGTTAACGTGGACTTTGCGGACCTGAAGACGGTCATGAGCAACGCTGGCGCTGCGATAATGGGCATCGGCGAGGCTCAGGGTGAGAACCGTGCCGCTGTGGCGGCTAGAAACGCCATAAACAGTCCCCTTATGGAGGCCCCCATAAAGGGAGCCAAGGGGGTCTTGTTTAACGTCATAGGTGGTTCTAGCCTTACTCTTCATGAGGCTGTTGAGGTTTCGGAGGTAATAAGTGAGTTCACCGACGATGATGCTCAGATAATATGGGGTGCTGTCCTGGAGCCTAGCTTGGAAGATAAGATTCAGGTGGTAGCCATTGCCACCGGCTTCTCTCAAATGGCCCCCCAAGAGCCTAAGGCCCCAGGATTGGTTGGAGGAGTTAAGCAATTAGGCCAAGCCAAGGGTGTGTGGGTGTCCGATAGGTCCAAGCCAAAGGCTCAACTTGAGGAGACCGAGGTACGCCCCATTGGGCATTCTTCTGGGGCGGAGGAAGATTTGTTCAGGGGCAGTGGGGTACCAACAGATGATCTTGATCTCCCAGCCTTTAAGCGCAGGAGGGGACAGCTTTAG